TTGTTTGTCGTGGTGCTCGGGCAAGGTTCGGCCGGCAAAGCGCTGATGCATAACGAAATGCCGGGGCCCTCCAAAGAAGGCGCTCACTCGCGAATGCAGCAAACGGCTTGGTATTTCACCGCGATTTATCTCGCGCTGAACGCGGTGCTGACGGTCATCTTGTGGCTGTTGGGGATGACCTTCTTCGACGCGCTTTGTCATGCGTTCGGGACGATGGCGACCGGCGGTTTCAGCACGTTTAACGATAGTCTAGGCCATTTTTACAAGGCCGATCCGTACACCGGTTTTTGGATCGAATACGTCGTGTTGGCGTTCATGGTGTTGGCCGGCATGAACTTTATGCTGCTTTACTTTTTGGTCGTTCGTCGCAAGGTGAGCGCCTTGTGGAAAGATGTCGAGTGGCGCACCTATATGGCGGTTCTCGCAATCGCGACGGCGCTGGTGATCGCCTTCGGCATGAGCTACGGAGATTTTCGCAGTCACGCTGACCAAACGACTTGGGGCGAAGCGTCCGATGCGCTCCGCTGCGGTTCGTTTCAGGTCGTTTCGATCATGACGACCACCGGATTTGGAACGCATGACTTTGACGGCTGGAACAGCTTCGGTCGCGGCGTCCTCTTCTTGCTGATGTTTGTCGGCGGTTGCGCCGGCAGCACCGGCGGCGGTTTGAAGGTGATTCGCCATATCTTGTTTCATAAGATTTTGTATCTGCAAATCGAAAAAGCGTATCACCCGAGCGTCATTCGCCCGTTACGACTTGGCGGCAAGCCGGTCGAAGATAACGATCTGCAACAAAACATCCTGGTCTATTTCGGCCTGATCCTGGTGCTGTTCGTCTTCAGTTGGATGGCGATCATCACGCTCGAACCGGATTCGACCTGGGGAACGTCGCAGGTTCACATCGAACATAAGCTGATCGACAGCGCGACCAGCGTCGCGGCGACGCTCAACAACATCGGCCCCGGCTTAGGAGTGATCGGCGCGACGCAGAACTACTCGAACTTCACTTGGTGGACGAAGCTGCTGTTTGTCTGG
The nucleotide sequence above comes from Blastopirellula sp. J2-11. Encoded proteins:
- a CDS encoding TrkH family potassium uptake protein, producing the protein MNFRLVCKFLSIVALLIGITMVFSLPWAFPALGHRTSEAAIGFETAGFQALVISIGTCFVSWASLSYYGRTSKGELFRKEAMAVVGLSWVLATVLGGLPFVLSGASRSLSVRLFEDAAHPPQVFNENVAPITPLQYRLVTILKDAHAVGVSRDQLTTADEGEELVAAFDQLKGLPEWTDALIAPEQEPAPLDRFDHYRIRPIKMNLADALFESQSGFSTTGATVIADLEDPVLVPHCILFWRSSTHLLGGLGIIVLFVVVLGQGSAGKALMHNEMPGPSKEGAHSRMQQTAWYFTAIYLALNAVLTVILWLLGMTFFDALCHAFGTMATGGFSTFNDSLGHFYKADPYTGFWIEYVVLAFMVLAGMNFMLLYFLVVRRKVSALWKDVEWRTYMAVLAIATALVIAFGMSYGDFRSHADQTTWGEASDALRCGSFQVVSIMTTTGFGTHDFDGWNSFGRGVLFLLMFVGGCAGSTGGGLKVIRHILFHKILYLQIEKAYHPSVIRPLRLGGKPVEDNDLQQNILVYFGLILVLFVFSWMAIITLEPDSTWGTSQVHIEHKLIDSATSVAATLNNIGPGLGVIGATQNYSNFTWWTKLLFVWLMMLGRLEIFAVVVLFIPSFWRSR